The window CACCAGTGGGAACTTCGATTAAAACATTCACTTCATGTGGCGGATTATCACCAACGGGAATTGCATCTAGGCGCATAATTCTACTTTCGCTTAGCCCATTCAGGCTCATTTCATCTTGGGATAGGCAAGGCTTAAGGCAAGCCAACCCATGTTGCAACGCACATAGACCAAATATGCTACAAATTGATGAAGAGGCTTAACCGGATTGGACCTATATGCAGCGACCAACGTCTTTTTCTTCACCCTTCTCCTGCTGCAACTCAGCCCTCCCGAAACGGTGCAGAGTGTCGGGCGTTTAGCTCTGCATGTAATTTTTCAACCTGCTCACTGGCCGCTGTTTCAAACCACGCAGGAATAAATGCATGCAGCAAAGCCAAGAGGCCTGCAAACATCAACCGAAAACCAAATTTGAGCGCGAAGTTTGAGAAGGCTGTAAAAGACATGCCCGAAATTGTGGGCGCCCACAGAATGGCGGGTGATTTGGATTACCTTCTACGGGTGCGGGTCTCAGACGTAAAAGACTACGACA of the Hyphomicrobiales bacterium genome contains:
- a CDS encoding DUF6356 family protein; protein product: MSFTAFSNFALKFGFRLMFAGLLALLHAFIPAWFETAASEQVEKLHAELNARHSAPFREG